A single genomic interval of Pseudochaenichthys georgianus chromosome 3, fPseGeo1.2, whole genome shotgun sequence harbors:
- the LOC117439288 gene encoding hexokinase-1-like has translation MIAAQLLAYYFTELKDDQVKKIDKYLYSMRFSDETLKEITQRFKRELVKGLGRDTNPTAVLKMLPTFVRSIPDGSEKGDFIALDLGGSNFRILRVRVSHEKKQTVQMESEIYDTPEDIIHGTGTKLFDHVAECLCDFMEKHSIKDKKLPVGFTFSFPCQQTKLDEGFLVTWTKRFKASGVEGMDVVQLLNKSIKKRGDYEADIMAVVNDTVGTMMTCGFDDRRCEVGIIIGTGTNACYMEELRHIDQVEGDEGRMCVNTEWGAFGDDGRLEDIRTEFDREIDRGSINPGKQLFEKMVSGMYLGELVRLILVKMAREGLLFEGRITPELLTKEKIETKHISAIEKSKEGLMRTKEILQRLGVEPSHDDCIAVQHVCAIVSFRSANLIAAALAGILFRLKENKGVARLRTTVGIDGSLYKMHPQYARRLHKTVRRLVPDTDIRFLLSESGSGKGAAMVTAVAYRLAEHSREITQTLSEFLLSTEQLLEVKKRMRIEIQNGLSKSTQDSATVKMLPTFVNSTPDGSEHGDFLALDLGGTNFRVLLVKIRSGKRRTVEMHNKIYAIPLEVMQGTGEELFDHIVQCISDFLDYMGMKNTRLPLGFTFSFPCRQTSLDAGILVTWTKGFKATDCEGENVVGLLRDAIKRREEFELDVVAIVNDTVGTLMTCAYEEPTCEIGLIAGTGSNACYMEEMRNIETIDGDEGRMCVNMEWGAFGDNGCLDDMRTEYDRAVDDLSLNSGKQRYEKMCSGMYLGEIVRNILIDMTKRGFLFRGRISETLKTRGIFETKFLSQIESDRLALLQVRSILQHLGLDSSCDDSIIVKRVCGAVSHRAAQLCGAGMAAVVDKIRENRGLDHLDITVGVDGTLYKLHPHFSGVMHQTVKELAPQCNVNFLLSEDGSGKGAALITAVGCRIRQELSNK, from the exons ATCGATAAGTACCTGTACTCCATGCGTTTCTCTGATGAGACGTTGAAGGAGATCACGCAGCGCTTCAAGAGGGAGCTGGTGAAAGGCCTGGGGCGGGACACCAACCCCACCGCCGTGCTGAAGATGCTGCCAACGTTCGTGCGGTCGATCCCTGATGGCTCAG AAAAGGGAGACTTCATTGCGTTGGATTTGGGAGGCAGTAACTTCAGGATCCTCCGGGTCAGAGTGAGCCATGAGAAGAAACAAACGGTTCAGATGGAGAGTGAAATCTACGACACACCGGAGGACATCATTCACGGCACTGGAACAAAA CTGTTCGACCATGTGGCAGAGTGTCTCTGTGACTTCATGGAAAAACACAGCATCAAAGATAAGAAACTCCCAGTTGGATTTACTTTCTCCTTCCCCTGCCAGCAGACCAAACTAGACGAG GGCTTTCTGGTAACGTGGACAAAGCGTTTCAAGGCCAGTGGAGTGGAGGGAATGGACGTTGTCCAGCTGCTCAACAAATCTATAAAGAAGCGAGGA GACTATGAAGCTGACATCATGGCAGTAGTGAATGACACTGTGGGAACGATGATGACCTGTGGTTTTGATGACCGGCGCTGTGAAGTCGGCATCATCATAG GTACGGGCACCAATGCGTGCTACATGGAGGAGCTGCGCCACATCGACCAGGTGGAGGGGGACGAGGGCCGGATGTGTGTGAACACGGAGTGGGGGGCCTTCGGAGACGACGGCAGGCTGGAGGACATCAGGACAGAGTTCGACAGAGAGATAGACAGAGGCTCCATCAACCCCGGGAAACAGCT ATTTGAGAAGATGGTCAGCGGGATGTATTTGGGGGAGCTGGTCCGTCTGATCCTGGTGAAGATGGCCAGAGAAGGCCTGCTGTTCGAGGGGAGGATCACTCCTGAGCTGCTCACTAAGGAGAAGATCGAAACCAAACACATCTCAGCCATAGAGAA GAGTAAGGAGGGGTTGATGAGAACCAAAGAGATTTTACAAAGACTTGGTGTGGAGCCCTCGCATGACGACTGCATCGCTGTGCAGCAT GTCTGTGCCATTGTGTCTTTCCGTTCGGCCAACCTGATCGCTGCGGCGCTGGCTGGCATCCTGTTCAGGCTGAAGGAGAACAAAGGCGTGGCCCGACTCCGAACCACTGTAGGCATTGATGGATCTCTGTACAAGATGCACCCACA ATATGCCCGTCGTCTCCATAAGACGGTCCGTCGTTTGGTGCCGGACACTGATATTCGGTTCCTCCTCTCAGAGAGCGGCAGTGGGAAAGGAGCTGCCATGGTAACGGCTGTGGCCTATCGCCTCGCCGAACACTCACGAGAGATCACCCAAACACtgtctgagttcctcctgtcgaCCGAACAACTGCTGGAG GTTAAGAAGAGAATGAGGATAGAGATCCAAAATGGCCTTTCAAAGAGCACTCAGGACTCTGCTACTGTCAAAATGCTGCCAACCTTTGTGAACAGCACTCCTGATGGCTCAG AGCATGGAGACTTCCTGGCGTTGGATTTAGGAGGAACCAACTTCAGAGTTCTGTTGGTAAAGATTCGTTCAGGCAAGAGGAGAACCGTGGAGATGCACAACAAGATCTACGCTATTCCTCTGGAAGTGATGCAGGGCACAGGGGAGGAG TTGTTTGATCACATTGTACAGTGTATCAGTGACTTCCTGGACTACATGGGGATGAAGAACACTCGTCTTCCTCTGGGCTTCACCTTCTCCTTCCCCTGCAGACAGACCAGCCTGGACGCT ggaatCCTTGTGACATGGACGAAGGGCTTCAAGGCGACAGACTGTGAAGGAGAAAATGTGGTTGGTCTGTTGAGAGATGCCATTAAGAGGAGAGAG GAATTTGAGCTGGATGTGGTGGCCATAGTGAACGATACAGTGGGAACCTTGATGACCTGTGCCTACGAAGAACCCACCTGTGAGATTGGACTTATCGCTG GCACTGGCAGTAATGCATGTTACATGGAGGAGATGAGGAACATTGAGACGATCGATGGAGATGAGGGTCGCATGTGTGTCAACATGGAGTGGGGGGCTTTCGGAGACAACGGATGCCTTGATGACATGAGGACAGAGTACGACCGCGCTGTGGATGACTTATCCCTGAATTCAGGCAAACAAAG ATATGAGAAAATGTGCAGCGGCATGTATCTCGGGGAGATTGTGCGAAACATCTTGATAGATATGACCAAGAGAGGATTCTTGTTCAGAGGACGGATCTCTGAAACACTGAAGACCAGAGGCATCTTCGAGACAAAGTTCCTCTCACAGATAGAGAG TGATAGATTAGCTCTGCTGCAAGTGAGATCCATCCTGCAACACTTAGGGCTGGACAGCTCCTGTGATGACAGTATCATAGTCAAAAGG GTTTGTGGGGCAGTGTCCCATCGTGCAGCTCAGCTTTGTGGGGCAGGGATGGCGGCTGTGGTCGATAAGATCAGAGAGAACCGAGGACTGGACCATCTGGACATCACTGTGGGGGTGGACGGGACCCTCTACAAACTACATCCACA TTTCTCGGGGGTCATGCACCAGACGGTAAAGGAACTGGCTCCTCAGTGTAACGTCAACTTCCTGCTGTCAGAGGACGGCAGTGGGAAAGGTGCCGCACTCATCACAGCCGTGGGGTGCCGCATAAGACAGGAGCTGAGCAATAAATAG